Proteins encoded within one genomic window of Neodiprion fabricii isolate iyNeoFabr1 chromosome 6, iyNeoFabr1.1, whole genome shotgun sequence:
- the LOC124184757 gene encoding elongator complex protein 4 isoform X2, with translation MPSFSFRRAFLHWTIFRNCTIITGGGLPVGTIILIEEDTYGSYGRIILKYFMAEGVVSSHQLLVASQDLKPTQLVAELPAVAVDSITCPPPQDEKMQIAWRYQNMRKIDTSPTGGQPFGHYYDLTKTINNNIVEAASIKHWDGSDVRYTAESFGNNAYVDLLKTVQESIKDGQFSISSEPEKRNILRIAIHSLGSRLWLNEREETMTGDLLKFFYCLKSLLRNAYAVAMVTIPAHHFDNSDAVVERTEHLSDIALRLESFAGSAKEANPIFSDYHGLLHIRKLGALNSLAPHYPESVDLAFKLRRKKFVVEVLHLPPELPGTAQREQDEIVPLARDCSSGARKSRLDF, from the exons ATGCCCAGCTTCTCGTTTCGACGGGCGTTCCTTCATTGGACCAT TTTTCGAAACTGTACTATAATTACAGGTGGTGGTCTGCCCGTGGGAACGATCATCCTCATAG AGGAGGATACCTATGGCAGCTATGGTAGAATTATTCTCAAATATTTCATGGCGGAGGGTGTTGTTTCCTCTCACCAGCTTCTTGTTGCATCCCAGGATCTGAAACCAACACAGCTTGTGGCTGAATTGCCAGCAGTTGCGGTCGACTCAATCACCTGTCCACCGCCACAGGATGAAAAGATGCAAATAGCTTGGAGATACCAAAATATGAGGAAAATCGATACCTCACCAACTGGAGGACAGCCCTTTGGACACTATTATGACCTCACTAAAACTATCAACAACAATATTGTAGAAGCAGCCAGTATCAAACACTGGGATGGAAGTGATGTGAGATACACGGCAGAATCCTTTGGAAACAATGCTTATGTTGATCTGCTAAAAACTGTTCAGGAAAGCATAAAAGATGGCCAATTCTCAATTTCAAGCGAaccagaaaaaagaaatattcttaGGATAGCAATTCATTCCTTGGGTTCAAGACTCTGGTTAAATGAGAGAGAAGAAACTATGACCGGTGACCTTTTGAAATTCTTCTATTGCCTAAAATCTCTTCTTAGGAACGCATATGCGGTTGCTATGGTCACAATTCCAGCTCATCACTTTGACAACTCC GATGCAGTGGTAGAGCGGACAGAACACTTGTCAGACATAGCATTGAGGCTGGAGTCTTTTGCTGGATCAGCTAAAGAGGCGAATCCTATATTCAGCGATTATCACGGCCTATTACACATCCGGAAGTTGGGAGCGCTGAATTCCTTGGCACCCCATTACCCAGAATCCGTGGATCTTGCTTTTAAGCTTCGTCGGAAAAAATTCGTTGTTGAG GTGCTACATCTACCTCCGGAATTGCCAGGTACTGCTCAAAGGGAACAAGACGAAATTGTGCCATTAGCTAGGGACTGTAGCAGTGGGGCAAGAAAAAGTCGATTGGACTTTTGA
- the LOC124184757 gene encoding elongator complex protein 4 isoform X1 codes for MTSSIQLAKSKIPFVPGTKPSIQNAQLLVSTGVPSLDHVIGGGLPVGTIILIEEDTYGSYGRIILKYFMAEGVVSSHQLLVASQDLKPTQLVAELPAVAVDSITCPPPQDEKMQIAWRYQNMRKIDTSPTGGQPFGHYYDLTKTINNNIVEAASIKHWDGSDVRYTAESFGNNAYVDLLKTVQESIKDGQFSISSEPEKRNILRIAIHSLGSRLWLNEREETMTGDLLKFFYCLKSLLRNAYAVAMVTIPAHHFDNSDAVVERTEHLSDIALRLESFAGSAKEANPIFSDYHGLLHIRKLGALNSLAPHYPESVDLAFKLRRKKFVVEVLHLPPELPGTAQREQDEIVPLARDCSSGARKSRLDF; via the exons ATGACAAGTAGTATTCAGCTTGCTAAAAGTAAAATCCCTTTTGTGCCAGGAACAAAGCCTTCAATCCAGAATGCCCAGCTTCTCGTTTCGACGGGCGTTCCTTCATTGGACCATGTAATCg GTGGTGGTCTGCCCGTGGGAACGATCATCCTCATAG AGGAGGATACCTATGGCAGCTATGGTAGAATTATTCTCAAATATTTCATGGCGGAGGGTGTTGTTTCCTCTCACCAGCTTCTTGTTGCATCCCAGGATCTGAAACCAACACAGCTTGTGGCTGAATTGCCAGCAGTTGCGGTCGACTCAATCACCTGTCCACCGCCACAGGATGAAAAGATGCAAATAGCTTGGAGATACCAAAATATGAGGAAAATCGATACCTCACCAACTGGAGGACAGCCCTTTGGACACTATTATGACCTCACTAAAACTATCAACAACAATATTGTAGAAGCAGCCAGTATCAAACACTGGGATGGAAGTGATGTGAGATACACGGCAGAATCCTTTGGAAACAATGCTTATGTTGATCTGCTAAAAACTGTTCAGGAAAGCATAAAAGATGGCCAATTCTCAATTTCAAGCGAaccagaaaaaagaaatattcttaGGATAGCAATTCATTCCTTGGGTTCAAGACTCTGGTTAAATGAGAGAGAAGAAACTATGACCGGTGACCTTTTGAAATTCTTCTATTGCCTAAAATCTCTTCTTAGGAACGCATATGCGGTTGCTATGGTCACAATTCCAGCTCATCACTTTGACAACTCC GATGCAGTGGTAGAGCGGACAGAACACTTGTCAGACATAGCATTGAGGCTGGAGTCTTTTGCTGGATCAGCTAAAGAGGCGAATCCTATATTCAGCGATTATCACGGCCTATTACACATCCGGAAGTTGGGAGCGCTGAATTCCTTGGCACCCCATTACCCAGAATCCGTGGATCTTGCTTTTAAGCTTCGTCGGAAAAAATTCGTTGTTGAG GTGCTACATCTACCTCCGGAATTGCCAGGTACTGCTCAAAGGGAACAAGACGAAATTGTGCCATTAGCTAGGGACTGTAGCAGTGGGGCAAGAAAAAGTCGATTGGACTTTTGA